Proteins found in one Danaus plexippus chromosome 3 unlocalized genomic scaffold, MEX_DaPlex mxdp_25, whole genome shotgun sequence genomic segment:
- the LOC116779609 gene encoding uncharacterized protein LOC116779609, with product MRTDNNAMLTKVHERKCPKAEMVIDKQMNRSVQETLEQIIAKEVYKSYEIFIKKLSTDGGNYFGDLYEIDVKGTTAKGFKEINLFVKQAIKMNPTESVLNVNSIYQNELLVYTELSKVYSNLQDEAGIPSSERFKMVNSYNESNEDAIILENLSKKGFEVRNRMDVVSLSFAIASIKEIAKFHGLSFVLEHKESDYCYNKLKKLQSPIQVNDSMKELVKMLSNDIVKYFDCDIQKKLRNFSDKICDKLPKYFQGKTGSVKCLCHSDFRINNILFKEKGSESAEAILIDYQLIFWGSPVFDLLYFFYICTDREFRKNHMTYLKNIYHDTLRNYLNYFKIDVDKIYPKNIFLDDFEDHLEVGLLVAFYGLPFCFTREEEVPDFKDNVTDMKIKLHDSFVERFEGIVDDYLEWGII from the exons ATGAGAACTGATAATAACGCTATGTTGACTAAAGTACACGAACGGAAATGTCCTAAAGCTGAAATGGTTATTGATAAACAAATGAATCGAAGTGTCCAAGAAACTTTAGAACAAATAATTGCAAAAGAAGTGTATAAgtcttatgaaatatttataaaaaaattatcaacagACGGTGGAAATTATTTTGgagatttatatgaaattgatGTAAAAGGCACTACTGCTAAAGGCTTCAAAGAGATAAACTTGTTCGTTAAGCAAGCTATAAAAATGAATCCAACTGAAAGtgttttaaatgtgaattCTATTTACCAGAATGAACTATTAGTATACACTGAACTGAGCAAGGTTTACAGTAATTTACAAGACGAAGCTGGCATACCTTCTAgtgaaagatttaaaatgGTCAATAGTTATAACGAGAGTAATGAAGATGCAATCATTCTTGAAAACCTTAGTAAAAAAGGGTTTGAAGTCCGCAATAGAATGGATGTTGTAAGTTTAAGTTTTGCTATTGCATCAATTAAAGAGATAGCCAAATTCCACGGTTTATCTTTTGTATTGGAACATAAAGAAAGTGactattgttataacaaacttaaaaaactTCAAAGTCCTATACAAGTTAATGACTCCATGAAAGAATTAGTAAAAATGTTAAGTAatgatattgtaaaatatttcgattGTGACattcaaaagaaattaagGAATTTCAGTGATAAAATATGTGACAAATTACCTAAATACTTCCAAGGAAAAACAGGTTcagtaaaatgtttatgtcaCTCTGATTTTAGAATaaacaacatattatttaaagagaaa GGCTCTGAATCAGCTGAGGCTATCCTCATCGATTACCAACTGATCTTCTGGGGATCTCCAGTATTTGatcttttatactttttctatatttgtaCAGACAGAGAATTTCGTAAAAACCACATgacctatttaaaaaatatttatcacgaCACTTTGCggaattatcttaattattttaaaattgacgtCGATAAAATTtacccaaaaaatatatttttggatgaTTTCGAAGATCATCTTGAAGTAGGCCTTCTAGTGGCCTTTTACGGATtgccattttgttttacacGAGAAGAAGAAGTTCcagattttaaagataatgtaacggatatgaaaataaaacttcacGACAGTTTTGTTGAAAGGTTTGAAGGAATAGTTGATGACTATTTGGAGTGGGGAATTATTTAA